In one window of Vanrija pseudolonga chromosome 5, complete sequence DNA:
- the brx1 gene encoding Ribosome biogenesis protein brx1 has product MSSAFKATQKIQKGKKRARGDEDAEAAAGPSTVVEKKRKDKVLMLSSRGVTQRMRHLLLDLETLLPHVKKDSKLDSKSSLHLVNELADLHSCNNALYFEARRHEDLYMWASRTPNGPSVKCHVQNIHTMDELKMTGNCLKGSRGLCVFDGEWDTKEEWKLLKEMFSHIFSVPRTSRRLKPFIDHILVFSILDNKIWFRNYQIIEKDPLHPSGPPQTSLVEIGPRFVLTPIRIFEGSFGGPTVFANQEFVSPAATRASYKREAGQKYRVRKADEEERDGRRQRILEDLPEDELARDKVFA; this is encoded by the exons ATGTCGTCGGCATTCAAGGCGACCCAGAAGATccagaagggcaagaagcgtgcccgcggcgacgaggacgccgaggcggccgccggGCCGTCGACCGTCgtcgagaagaagcgcaaggacaaggtcctcatgctgtcgtcgcgcggcgtgacGCAGCGCATGAGGCAtctgctgctcgacctcgagacgctgctTCCGCACGTCAAGAAGG ACTCCAAGCTCGACTCCAAGTCGTCGCTgcacctcgtcaacgagctcgccgacctccacTCGTGCAACAATGCGCTCTACTTtgaggcgcgccgccacgagGACCTGTACATGTGGGCGTCTCGCACGCCCAACGGACCGTCGGTCAAGTGCCACGTGCAGAACATCCACACCATGGACGAGCTCAAGATGACGGGCAACTGCTTGAAGGGGTCGCGTGGCCTGTGTGTGTTTGACGGCGAGTGGGACACCAAGGAGGAGTGGAAGCTGCTCAAGGAGATGTTCTCGCAT ATCTTCTCGGTTCCTcgcacgtcgcgccgccTGAAACCCTTCATCGACCACATCCTCGTCTTCTCCATCCTGGACAACAAGATCTGGTTCCGCAACTACCAGATCATCGAAAAGGACCCCCTGCACCCCTCTGGCCCGCCCCAGACGTCGCTCGTCGAGATTGGCCCCCGCTTCGTCCTCACCCCGATCCGCATCTTCGAGGGCTCGTTTGGCGGCCCCACCGTGTTCGCCAACCAGGAGTTtgtctcgcccgccgccacgcgcgcgagctacaagcgcgaggcgggaCAAAAGTACCGCGtgcgcaaggccgacgaggaggagcgcgacggcaGGAGGCAGCGTATCCTCGAGGAcctgcccgaggacgagctcgcgcgcgacaagGTGTTTGCTTAG